DNA sequence from the Microcebus murinus isolate Inina chromosome 18, M.murinus_Inina_mat1.0, whole genome shotgun sequence genome:
TAGGCACCTCCCACATCAGCCCGTTCTGGGGTTCCCTGAGGCAGAGGATGAAGATGGACCCTGGGCCACTGACCCAAGGTTCTACATGATACTGGCACTGTACTGCCACCTCCTCAAACATCACAATTACCTTTCTAAGTAAGAGTGTCAGAGGCCTGTGTCCCTTGCACAGCCACCCTGCTCCGCAGCCCCAGCGATCTCTACAGGGACATCCACATATACCCCTaagctgcagggctgggtggaTAGAGATCTGGCTGCCGGGGAGGCAGAGTGAGGCAGCTGCAAGTTTCCACCACACAAGAGGAGGAACCGAGAGTGCAAATATGTACAGGACTGGGAAAGGCTACGGGTTATCGACCACAGTTTCACTGGGACTCGACCCAAGCTGGGGAAGGCGGGCAGGGGAGGCCGGCTGGAACTGGCCTCACTGCCCAGAGGGCCAACCCCGGGCAGCGGGCGCCCCCTGCTGGACACCCAGCCTACCTGGTGGGAGAAGTGAGGTGGGAGGAAAGTTGCTTCAATTTCCCCAACTCCCCTCCTTCctaagggaaggggagggggagacaaGGCCAAGTTGAACATTAATATCACACATGGCTAACGGGCTTTTATTACAGACTTGGCACGGTGACAGAGGACTGAAAAGGTAACAGCTAAGACCAGGCTCAAAGCTGGGGGGATACTCAGCCCCCCATAACACAAGTGGGGTGCAGCATTTCTCCACCCATGGACACACACGTTTACTCCCAAAAGTCACAGCCTATAGCAGAACAAAAAGGGCAAGGCAGATGAGGGCACCCACTCCTGCAGGTGGCCACAGGTTAATGCGCCTTCCTGCACTCAGGCTTCAGGGGGCATCAACACAGGAGGGCTGCCCTTGGACGAGCCCTGCCAACAACAGTGACTGAAGCACACGCCCATACAGTGGAAGGAAGCACAGTTTACAGAGTTGCAAGTTCAATGCCAGCCAGTGCAAATAATAGTCATTCTCTGATCCTGGCTTAGTCACAGCAAACATTTACCCAGCCTGGCTCCTCTCTGTGACTATAGGCTGCTTGCTCATCCAGGCTGGCTCTGGTCAGCAGGCTGGTGCTCACGGAAAGCAAATTCAGTTCAGCACAAGACTCAACTGAGGGTTATTAAAGGGTCAAAGACTGTGAGGTGGGAGATTGTGGGTTTAGAGACTGAGGCCAGTACAACTAGGCCACCTGGGGGagggtcttgttaaaatgcagaatcAGGTTCAGTGGGTCTGAGGTGAGCCCAAGAGTCTGCATCTCTAACAGGCTCCCAAGTGACGCTTATGCTACTGGCCCGTGGATCACACTGGGTAGTAAGCAAGGATCTAGACAGACCAggtctcaaccttggctgcacagaATTCCCTGAGGAGCTGTTTCATTTCCTAATGCCCAGGCTGCATGCAGATCAGTTCAATCATCTCTGAGGGTGGGACCCAGGCAGCTggatttttaaagctccccaggtcaTTCCAGTGTGGGTGACAACCAGTGATCTAGAAATCATTCTCAGTGGAGGTAGGGAATAGGGAAGGAAAGGTGTGAGCAGTCTGGAGAGTGTAATctctataataatttaattttatatttggaaaatgaaatatgtGCATGTTTCCATAAACAAACATAGACATCAAAGCTTGAttaaaggctgggcatggtgactcacgcctgtaatcctagcactctgggaggccgaggcgggcggattgcttgaggtcaggagttcgaaaccagcctgagcaagagcaagaccccgtctctactataaatagaaagaaattaattggccaactaatatatatatatatatagaattagccgggcatggtggcacatgcctgtagtcccagctatttgggaggctgaggcagcaggattgcttgaccccaggagtttgaggttgctgtgagctaggctgacaccacagcactcactctagtctaggcaacaaagtgagactgtctcaaaaaaaaaaaaaaaaaaaagcttgattaAAAACTTCCTGGCCTGTTGATACGGGCATATAAATCCTTTCTACAAAATTCCTGACTGACTGGGATTGAAAACGTCTAGTGACAGAACACTTCCTCTTAGGCAGGTTGGATTGTTTGAACACTTCCCCCATATTGAGATGAGACCTACTTCTCTGCAACTTTCACCTCTGGGTCCCTTGGAGCTACAGAGAATAAATTTAATCTCTTTTCCACATTGCTGTGCTTCAAATAATGGAAGGCAGCAATCAGTAAGGGAAATGCTGGGCAGCTCAGGGAATTACAACAGTAGCAGCCAGAGGCTGTTGCTTCTTCACTGTCATTAATGACTTGGCTACAATGACTCCCAAGGCTCTGGGTCTTGgcatttcaaattccatttttttttaagagagatggggtctcactatattgtccaggctgattcttgaactcctggactcaagtgatcctcctgcctgagcctctcaaatgctggtattataggtgtgaaccacccaCATGGCCAAATTTCAGATTATCAACAAAACAACCTGATTGGCTAGATTGGCTCAGGTGCCAACTGGGACCAATTGGCTTTGGCCAGTATGGCTCACATGGTAACAGACAGGGCTGCTGGTTCATTAGAAAGGAAGTTACACCAGCTGCTACCCATAGAGAGAGCTAGTCCAACAAATCATATGCAAGGTCAAGAAATAATTAGGGGATTATTTCCCATTTGAGATCCTCTGACACTGCTACACTCCACTTGACCAGCAAACTGAGAGCCAGCTAAGTACAGACATTTTGGAGGATGAGTTCGGAAGAATCCTAACTATAGGGGTGGGAGGGAAATGGGTTGAGTTTAGAAGGGCCTGGCTCCCAATCTCATACCCTCTCTCAGCACCCGGCCCCAGCTCCACCGTGGCAAATCCAGAGTCAAGGGGCAAGTCTCTCATAGAGCCAGTCTTCCTCCCCGCGGTGGGTCATGGGCCCCAGAGGGGAATCTCCTACTGAGAGGCCTCGCCGAAAGACGATTCGGTCGTGCAGGCGGTTGGTTTGGCCTTGCCAGAACTCCATCACCTGTGGGTACAGGATGTAGCCACCCCTGTAAAGAGAAGGAGAGGATTCAGCGCTCTGTGGCTTTTTCCAGCCAGGACAGTCTCCCATCCCTACCCCTCCTTCACCCCAGGGTCTCTTGAAGGAAGTTGCTGGGATGCATCTGCTGAGGATTGCAGGGAGGAGTAGATCTGCAATTCTATAGACAGGGTGGCTTTAGGTTCACCAGGGGTCCTGGTGTCCCTTTCCAGATGACCACCAAGTATCACTCACCAGTATTTTGGTTTAGGCACTTCTTGGTCTTGGTAGAGCTGCCCCAGTTCCTCGTTTTTGTTTCTCAGATACTGTCCAGGGGAAAGAGATAGAGGAAGGGCCAGGCCCAGTCATTGGTTCATTTAAAAAGGACTTACTGAGCATGTGcactgggccaggtgctggggacacaggtgAGCAAGGAAGACTGGCCTCTGTCCCCTAGGAGCACACAGTCAATGGAAGGGTCAGGCAGGAGGCCTGTTTCCCCAttccccaccctcacctcccccagGGAGATGGtccttttcacatttttcactTTGCTGGATAGAGCGCCCTAGCATCCCCTGGGGACAGCCTCTGGGGATGAGCCAAGGCCCCCGACACCTGAAGGACTACAGAGGAGCCCCACTCACCTCCCGATCAGGGATCACAGAACTCTGGTGACTGACCACAGCTCCAATCTGGCTGCTCTTGGGGCGAGAGTGGAAGTAGCACTTAGCCTCCTCCTCAGGCAGCTTCTTCACAGGGCCTTCCACACGCACCTGCTCAGGGAAGGCCCTGGCTGAACAGTGTCCAATGCCCCCTCCCTCTCAGCACAGGCCCCGTTCCTCTCTGTTGTTCTATCGACAGCTCTACCACTCCTGGCTCCAAATATAGATAGGCTAATTGAGAGCTATTTGAGAGGCAGAGTGCCCAGGTAGGATGTTTGCCCAGTTTGGAAACCTTACTAGGCTCATCCATAAACTCAGGCCCTGCAAACCCAGCCCACCCTGAGCTGTCCTGGCAAAGCTCACTCACCTGACGGTTAAGGGGCTCCCAGTAGAAGACAAGGGAAGCAAAGGGATTAGAGTcctagaaatgaaagagaatcCACAGACAGCCATCAGGACAGCAAGAGGATGCTGCTGCCAGCATGCAGGGGGAAGGCAGGAGGTCTGCAGCATACTGGCCCACAGCAGATGCATTCACTATAACATCTCATTCAAACCCCCAAAGGTAGGCCCACTGTCACCGATATGgagacaggctcagagaggctaagtaacatgctcaagttcacacagtaagtggtagagcccCTTAAGCTGGTCTGACACCAAAGTGAGGCTTGGCCATTTCTCCCACCCTTAGATTTTCAATCCCGATAAATGCATGTTTGGCTGGCATGGACTCAAGGAGGGTTACTCATTTTGGATTCATTCACTGAATGCACTCAAAGTGCCAACTCTGTGTCTGACACCAGGATAGGTGCCAGGGGTATATCTTGTAGCCTCTACTCCTACAGAGCTTACTGTTTAGCAAGGAGACAAACATCAGTCAcataatcacataaataaatgcacagttacaaaccaaaaaaagagcaaaagcgAAAGTTACAAGTTATAATGACATCAAATAGCACCAGGGGCTGCTGACTCAGCATGAGAGTCAAGGAAGGCttttctgaggaggtgacacGTGGGCTGAGGCCTGAAGGTGTCATTAGGTATCTATTAGACAGCTGCCAGGGGCAGTACTGGTAAGAAAGAGCATTTGTTCATGACAAAGGCACGGGCAAGTGCACAGGCCGCAAGGCAGGAGGGCACCTGCACACAGACAGCAGGTGGCCTGGGGCATGAAGTGGCAGGAGAAGGCCACCGAGGAGGCAAGGGCTGGGGCCCTGGAGGCCCCAGGAAGGATTGCTGTGAACCCTCACCAGCTCTTTTCCTTTTCGACTCTCGAAGTTAGTGAAGAAGCGGAAGCCATCCTTGCCAAAGCCCTTCAGCAGCAACATGCGGGCAGAGGGTTTTCCGTCCCTAGGGGTAAACAGCAGAGCACCATGGTCACGGCCCACCTCAGAGTCCTTGTAAGTTTCCCTTTCCTACAAGGGGTCTCAGCACCTCCCCCTGCTGTGTCCCTCTCATCTGGCTGTCAGGCTACCACTCCCATGTGCTCCTGGGGATTTGTCCTGTAGGTACAAGTATAACACCACTGccaagggtcctgctatggactgaattgtgacCTCCCAAAcccatatgttgaaaccctaacccccaatgtgactgtatttggagataggtctctttgggaggtaattagggttaaatGAGGTTGTAAGGgtagggccctaatccaacaggactggtgtccttgCAAGAAGCAGAAGAGACACCACAGCTGTCTGCAAAGCCACTAAGGAGAGGCCTCGCCAGAAATCAACCCCGATGGCACCtagatctcagacttctagcctccaggaaCTGCAAGAAAACAAATTgctgggggttttttgttgttgtttgtttgtttgttttgtgatagagtctcactctgttgccccaggtagagtgcagtggcgtcatcgtagctcacagcaacctcaaactccagggctcaagtgatcctccagactcagcctcagaagtagctgggactacaggcgtatgccagaaagccaggctaatttttctatttttagtagaaatagggtctcactctgttgctcaggctggtcttgaactcctgagctcaagcaatcccccccgccttggcatcccagagtgctaggattgcaagcaTGAACCACCTTGTCCAGCCAAACTCCTGTTGTTTAACCTACCCAGTCtatggccgggcgccgtggctcatgcctataatcctagtactctgggaggccaaggtgggcggatcatttgagctcaggagttcgagaccagcctgagcaagagtgagaccctgttgctactaaaaatggaaagaaattaattggccaattaaaaacatatagaaaaattagccaggcatggtggtacatgcctgtagtcccagctactcaggaggctgagtcaggaggattgcttgagcccaggagtttgaggttgctgtgagctaggctgatgccacggcactctagcccaggaaacagagtgagactctatataaaaaaaaaagctacccaGTGTATAGGATTTctttatggcagccctaggaaactaataagGCCCTAATGACAAGGACCAACAATAATGCAATCATCCTGCTTAGTGATCACAGAGGTGCTCTCATATCAGCTTATCTGCTCAGAGTTTGGGGATACCCACGGGCACAGTACAAGAGCCCTGCCTTCAAATGAGCAGTGACAAGAAGAGTTGAAAtcggccaggcgaggtggctcacgcctgtaatcctagcactctgggaggccgaggcaggcggattgctcgaggtcaggagttctaaaccagcctgagcaagagtgagaccccgtctctactataaatagaaagaaattaattggccaactaatatatagagaaaaaaattagccgggcatggtggcgcatgcctgtagtcccagctacttgggaggctgaggcagcaggattgcttgagcccaggagtttgagactgctgtgagctaggctgatgtggggcactcactctagcctaggcaacaaagcgagactttgtctcaaaaaaaaaaaaaaaaaagaagagttgaaTAAAGGCTAATATGAGAGTATCTCAAAGGGCATGATTGTCAAATGAATGATAtagccaagcactgtgctagattTCCAGAGGACAGCTTCATGAAGAGATCCTAGGAGAAATAGCTGCTGAAGGGCAGACAGGGCTTGGATAGATGGGAAGATGAAGCAGGCAAGGGTTGTGTGTGGGTATATCAAGGGCAGAGATGAACAAGGCACTGTATTCTATCACTGAAATGGAACTTAGTAGTCTGGTCTTTGGTTTATAGGaaaggacactgaggcccagagaggacaaGTACCTTGCCTGAAGCCACATAGCATGTTAATAACAGAGCTGGGCcaagcgaggtggctcactcctataatcctagcactctgggaggccgaggcgggcggattgctggaggtcaagagtttgaaaccagcctgagcaagagcgagaccccatctcta
Encoded proteins:
- the PNPO gene encoding pyridoxine-5'-phosphate oxidase isoform X2, with the translated sequence MTWGLRGVAATFGRPSQWPGYLHRLCGRGAAMDLGPMRKSYRGDREAFEEAHLTSLDPMKQFAVWFEEAVQCPDIGEANAMCLATCTRDGKPSARMLLLKGFGKDGFRFFTNFESRKGKELVRVEGPVKKLPEEEAKCYFHSRPKSSQIGAVVSHQSSVIPDREYLRNKNEELGQLYQDQEVPKPKYWGGYILYPQVMEFWQGQTNRLHDRIVFRRGLSVGDSPLGPMTHRGEEDWLYERLAP
- the PNPO gene encoding pyridoxine-5'-phosphate oxidase isoform X1 is translated as MTWGLRGVAATFGRPSQWPGYLHRLCGRGAAMDLGPMRKSYRGDREAFEEAHLTSLDPMKQFAVWFEEAVQCPDIGEANAMCLATCTRDGKPSARMLLLKGFGKDGFRFFTNFESRKGKELDSNPFASLVFYWEPLNRQVRVEGPVKKLPEEEAKCYFHSRPKSSQIGAVVSHQSSVIPDREYLRNKNEELGQLYQDQEVPKPKYWGGYILYPQVMEFWQGQTNRLHDRIVFRRGLSVGDSPLGPMTHRGEEDWLYERLAP